The following coding sequences lie in one Silvanigrella aquatica genomic window:
- a CDS encoding HAMP domain-containing methyl-accepting chemotaxis protein produces MNNKSLASKIYISISILMFIIIVSSVYTIFTINQTQEYSHETALMWLPSVDAAQDMKYEIAQLRRRELRISMAVAQKELDEHFKFVKERFEIINNIIEKYKKLIDTEEEKKLFDEFSKNWKIYLTKRDAFIKLVQARKTQEAYQYLINNLDLNMQEAQTILEKISNLNYEGSIKSTQKGENLTFITNVTMTVILSLSIILQLGIYKIVSKSTKTIIHSVDELKEQSVATSKVGDGLKTSSTELSSSVSNQAASVHQTTAAVNQISSMINRTNENAKETLNVVKNASEKTKEGEKIMGRLAKAMETIQESSTQLQNIAEIIKQINAKTAVINDIVSKTELLSLNASIESARAGEHGKGFAVVAEEVGNLAKISGKSANEIQMLLQSSQGQVNSIIETTKARVLEGKNVTLEAQEVFKLISENITTVTQVTEQISDATKEQEVGIRQISSSMEQIDLTTQNCQRIGIVTEESAHKLVEQSKKLDITAKNVEVLLKGIDQINKELKLKKMKEEQIPEKNISG; encoded by the coding sequence ATGAATAACAAAAGCTTAGCCAGTAAAATTTACATTTCCATTAGCATACTCATGTTTATTATAATAGTAAGTTCCGTTTATACTATTTTTACAATAAATCAAACTCAAGAATATTCGCATGAAACCGCATTAATGTGGTTACCCAGCGTAGACGCCGCTCAAGACATGAAGTATGAAATCGCCCAATTAAGAAGAAGAGAATTAAGAATTTCAATGGCTGTCGCACAAAAAGAACTCGACGAGCATTTTAAATTTGTAAAAGAAAGATTTGAAATAATAAATAATATCATTGAAAAATACAAAAAATTAATTGACACCGAAGAGGAAAAAAAATTATTCGATGAGTTTAGTAAAAATTGGAAAATATATTTAACAAAAAGAGATGCCTTTATTAAACTTGTTCAAGCAAGAAAAACTCAAGAAGCATATCAATATTTAATAAATAATTTAGATTTAAATATGCAAGAAGCACAAACTATTCTTGAAAAAATTAGTAATCTAAACTACGAAGGATCCATTAAATCAACTCAAAAAGGTGAGAATTTAACATTTATTACAAACGTAACAATGACTGTGATATTATCATTATCTATTATTTTACAACTAGGTATTTATAAAATTGTTAGTAAAAGCACTAAAACAATTATTCATTCCGTTGATGAACTTAAAGAACAAAGTGTAGCAACAAGTAAAGTTGGTGATGGATTAAAAACAAGCTCTACCGAACTGTCTAGTTCGGTTTCAAATCAAGCCGCATCGGTTCATCAAACAACAGCTGCGGTAAATCAAATATCAAGCATGATAAATAGAACCAACGAAAATGCTAAAGAGACATTAAATGTCGTAAAAAATGCTTCTGAAAAAACAAAAGAAGGCGAAAAAATAATGGGGCGCCTTGCCAAAGCCATGGAAACAATTCAAGAGTCAAGCACGCAATTGCAAAATATTGCAGAAATTATCAAACAAATCAATGCAAAAACAGCGGTTATTAATGATATCGTTTCTAAAACTGAATTATTGTCTTTAAACGCTTCTATTGAATCCGCACGAGCGGGTGAACACGGGAAGGGATTCGCTGTCGTTGCTGAAGAAGTGGGTAATTTAGCGAAAATTAGTGGAAAATCTGCTAATGAAATTCAAATGCTATTACAATCAAGCCAAGGACAAGTCAATTCTATTATTGAAACAACTAAGGCAAGAGTATTGGAAGGGAAAAATGTTACTCTAGAGGCTCAAGAAGTTTTCAAATTAATTTCAGAAAATATTACAACTGTCACGCAAGTCACAGAACAAATTTCAGATGCCACAAAAGAACAAGAAGTCGGTATTCGACAAATTTCTTCTTCCATGGAACAAATTGATTTAACCACACAAAATTGCCAAAGAATTGGTATTGTTACTGAGGAATCAGCACATAAATTAGTGGAACAAAGCAAAAAGTTAGACATTACAGCGAAAAATGTAGAAGTGCTATTAAAAGGAATCGATCAAATTAATAAAGAATTAAAGTTAAAAAAGATGAAGGAGGAACAGATACCAGAAAAAAATATTTCTGGTTAA
- a CDS encoding methyl-accepting chemotaxis protein — protein sequence MKQKSLSFKLNISIIILLSLIILAGCYTIFMINKTQNFAKETGESWLPSVLVTSEMSDGVSKYARRILGLLSTSLINSGEEEKKVLAEDIKKLDHYTENLNKTLEKYKKFVTNTEEQSIFENVVVKWKAYDSASREAIAINKQGKKADAIKHVLSKGRKAVAELEEAIQKLGKYNYEGGIKSTQKGADLTTITNITMTSIILSSVLISLFIFQIIRSTTGSLNNAIDNLKNQSVSTSEIASSLKNGSQILTDSIAEQASSIHETSAAINEITSMVNRTTENAKESNTIATNASNKTESGQITMKKLVYAMETIQDSNKELQNIADIINQINSKTAVINDIVSKTELLSLNASIESARAGEYGKGFAVVAEEVGNLAKVSGKSAQEIQELITSSQEQVNKILGLTMERVEEGKKVTAEAQKSFQQISEDISTMSSVIQQISDATREQEIGVRQISTAMSNIDKATQKSQIAVQSSSESSIDLVSQSEKLSAVAKNLELLIKGSALA from the coding sequence TTGAAACAAAAAAGTTTATCTTTTAAATTAAATATTTCTATTATTATTTTACTTAGCTTAATAATTTTAGCAGGCTGTTACACTATTTTCATGATTAATAAAACACAAAATTTCGCTAAAGAAACAGGAGAAAGCTGGTTACCCAGTGTTTTAGTTACAAGCGAGATGAGTGATGGTGTAAGTAAATATGCAAGAAGAATTTTAGGTCTTTTAAGTACATCACTAATTAATAGCGGCGAAGAAGAAAAAAAAGTACTTGCTGAAGACATTAAAAAACTTGATCATTATACAGAAAATTTAAATAAAACATTAGAAAAATATAAAAAATTTGTTACAAACACTGAGGAGCAAAGTATATTTGAAAATGTTGTTGTAAAATGGAAAGCATATGACTCAGCATCACGAGAAGCAATTGCGATAAATAAACAAGGAAAAAAAGCGGATGCGATTAAACACGTTTTATCAAAAGGCCGAAAAGCTGTTGCGGAACTAGAAGAAGCAATTCAAAAACTTGGAAAATATAATTATGAAGGAGGTATAAAATCAACACAAAAAGGAGCAGATTTAACGACAATAACCAATATTACCATGACGAGTATCATTTTATCATCAGTACTTATTTCTCTCTTTATTTTTCAAATTATCAGAAGTACTACAGGCTCATTAAATAACGCTATCGATAATTTAAAAAATCAAAGTGTCAGCACAAGCGAAATTGCATCAAGTTTAAAAAACGGTTCTCAAATTTTAACAGACTCCATTGCCGAACAAGCTTCATCCATTCATGAAACCAGCGCTGCTATTAATGAAATCACGAGCATGGTCAATAGAACAACTGAAAATGCAAAGGAGTCAAACACGATAGCCACAAATGCTTCGAACAAAACAGAATCTGGGCAAATAACAATGAAAAAACTTGTTTACGCCATGGAGACAATTCAAGATTCTAATAAAGAACTTCAAAATATTGCAGATATCATAAATCAAATTAACTCAAAAACAGCTGTTATTAACGACATTGTTTCTAAAACAGAATTGCTGTCGTTAAATGCTTCCATTGAATCCGCAAGAGCAGGGGAATATGGAAAAGGTTTTGCTGTTGTTGCTGAAGAAGTAGGAAATTTAGCAAAAGTGAGTGGAAAATCGGCGCAAGAAATCCAAGAGCTCATCACCTCAAGTCAAGAACAAGTTAACAAAATTCTTGGTCTTACAATGGAACGAGTTGAAGAAGGTAAAAAAGTAACAGCGGAAGCTCAAAAATCTTTTCAACAAATATCAGAAGATATTTCAACAATGTCAAGTGTAATTCAACAAATATCTGATGCCACACGAGAACAGGAAATAGGTGTAAGACAAATATCAACTGCAATGTCAAACATTGATAAAGCAACTCAAAAAAGCCAAATTGCAGTTCAATCATCATCAGAATCATCAATTGATTTAGTAAGCCAAAGTGAAAAATTAAGTGCCGTCGCTAAAAATCTTGAACTTCTTATTAAAGGTTCCGCATTAGCATGA
- a CDS encoding HAMP domain-containing methyl-accepting chemotaxis protein, with amino-acid sequence MSKKSLSFKLNISIIVLLLLIVCSGIYTILMINKTQDYAHETGDNWLPSVLSTSKMSEGVGKYARRILGLLSNSLIHTGEEEKKLKEEDLKALNKYTDHINEAIEKYKKLVSGSEETELYNDVVKKWQIYDKAVRESLKINNEGKKAEAIKYVLKEARKDAAALEEAISKLATFNYNGGIKSTEKGANLTTITNITMLSIIGSSILIGLFIIQIIRNTTGSLNNAVENLKSQSVATSEIASTLKKGSEQLTDSASEQASSIHETSAAVNEITSMVNRTAENAKESTNVAAHASTKTETGQTTMQRLVSAMETIQQSNSELQNIATIISQINAKTAVINDIVSKTELLSLNASIESARAGEYGKGFAVVAEEVGNLAKVSGKSAQEIQELITSSQEQVNKILGLTKERVDEGKKVTAEAQQAFQEISTDISTMTSTIQQISDATREQEIGVRQISEAMGNIDRSTQRSQASVSSVSESAVDLVKQSKSLDTTAKDIEVLIKGES; translated from the coding sequence ATGAGTAAAAAAAGTTTATCATTTAAACTCAATATTTCAATTATAGTTCTATTGCTCCTAATCGTTTGTTCAGGAATTTATACCATTTTAATGATTAATAAAACACAAGACTATGCCCATGAGACCGGTGACAACTGGCTACCTAGTGTTTTGTCGACAAGTAAGATGAGTGAAGGTGTTGGCAAATATGCAAGACGCATTTTAGGACTATTATCAAACTCCTTAATTCACACGGGCGAAGAAGAAAAAAAATTGAAAGAAGAAGATTTAAAGGCATTAAATAAATATACGGATCACATAAACGAAGCTATTGAAAAATATAAAAAGCTTGTAAGCGGCTCCGAAGAAACTGAACTGTATAATGATGTCGTAAAAAAATGGCAAATATACGATAAAGCCGTAAGAGAAAGTCTTAAAATAAATAATGAAGGAAAAAAAGCAGAAGCCATAAAATATGTTTTAAAAGAAGCACGTAAAGATGCCGCAGCTCTTGAAGAAGCAATTAGTAAACTCGCAACATTTAATTACAATGGCGGCATTAAATCAACTGAAAAAGGTGCAAATTTAACAACAATCACAAATATTACAATGTTAAGTATTATTGGATCTTCTATACTCATTGGTTTATTTATCATTCAAATTATTCGTAATACGACAGGATCATTAAATAATGCTGTGGAAAATTTAAAAAGCCAAAGTGTGGCCACAAGCGAAATCGCTTCGACATTAAAAAAGGGATCTGAACAACTTACAGATTCTGCATCAGAACAAGCTTCCTCAATTCATGAAACAAGCGCTGCTGTAAATGAAATTACCAGTATGGTAAATAGAACCGCTGAAAATGCAAAAGAATCAACAAATGTTGCTGCCCATGCGTCAACTAAAACAGAAACAGGACAAACCACCATGCAGCGTCTTGTCTCTGCCATGGAAACAATTCAACAATCCAATAGTGAACTCCAAAATATTGCAACTATAATCAGCCAAATTAATGCAAAAACAGCCGTTATTAATGATATTGTTTCTAAAACGGAATTGTTATCGTTAAATGCCTCCATAGAATCAGCGCGTGCGGGAGAATATGGAAAAGGTTTTGCCGTTGTGGCTGAAGAAGTAGGTAATTTAGCAAAAGTCAGCGGAAAATCGGCACAAGAAATTCAAGAACTTATTACTTCAAGCCAAGAACAAGTCAATAAAATATTAGGCTTAACAAAAGAACGAGTCGATGAAGGTAAAAAAGTCACAGCCGAAGCACAACAAGCATTTCAAGAAATATCCACAGACATATCAACAATGACTTCGACCATTCAACAAATATCTGATGCCACTCGTGAACAAGAAATTGGAGTCAGACAAATATCTGAAGCCATGGGAAACATCGACAGATCAACACAACGCAGCCAAGCTTCAGTAAGCTCTGTTTCGGAATCAGCGGTGGACTTAGTCAAACAAAGTAAATCCCTAGATACCACAGCAAAAGACATTGAAGTCTTAATTAAAGGCGAATCCTAA
- a CDS encoding HAMP domain-containing methyl-accepting chemotaxis protein encodes MEKKSLAFKLNISVLVLFLLILIAGIYAIIMINKSQEFAQETGTNWLPSVKSISQISDAYGNASRRHVSIIGSYGTKHSAEETKVDLEKLQEFLKILDERFEKHKKIVDPGEETKALNELIENWTKVKVTMKEDLNLAQAGKGKESFQHFYANTLPLFLGSRQLITNLSKINNTGAIESTKQGSYFTKITNIIMSIIGVISIIIGIFILQLIKKSTTSIAIATENLKKQSIATNQIAASLKNESKSLSESVSEQAASVHETTAAINEITSMVNRTAENAKESTNVATSASEKAEQGQVTMKKLVSAMETIQESNAQLQNIAVIINQINSKTAVINDIVSKTELLSLNASIESARAGEYGKGFAVVAEEVGNLAKISGKSANEIQELITKSQEEVNKILDLTKERVEEGKKVTAEAQESFLKISEDISNMSTVIQQISEATREQEIGVRQISTAMTNIDRATQNSQVAVNTTAESSHVLVSQSEQLDKTTKDVEFLIEGSNN; translated from the coding sequence ATGGAGAAAAAAAGTCTCGCTTTTAAATTAAACATATCTGTATTAGTTCTTTTTTTACTAATATTAATTGCTGGAATTTATGCCATTATAATGATTAATAAATCACAGGAGTTTGCTCAGGAAACAGGAACAAATTGGCTGCCCAGCGTAAAGTCAATTTCGCAAATTTCAGATGCCTACGGAAATGCTTCCCGCAGACATGTATCCATTATTGGAAGTTATGGAACAAAACACAGCGCTGAAGAAACAAAGGTAGACTTAGAAAAATTACAAGAATTTTTAAAAATATTAGATGAGCGTTTTGAAAAACATAAAAAAATTGTTGATCCAGGCGAAGAGACTAAAGCATTAAATGAGTTAATTGAAAATTGGACTAAAGTTAAAGTAACTATGAAGGAAGACTTAAATCTAGCTCAAGCTGGTAAAGGAAAAGAGTCTTTTCAACATTTTTACGCAAACACACTGCCTCTATTTCTTGGATCTAGACAACTCATTACTAATTTAAGCAAAATTAATAATACTGGTGCCATTGAATCAACTAAACAAGGCAGTTACTTCACAAAAATAACAAATATAATAATGTCTATCATTGGAGTTATTTCAATTATCATAGGAATTTTTATTTTACAATTAATTAAAAAATCGACGACTTCAATTGCAATAGCAACTGAAAATTTAAAAAAACAAAGTATAGCTACGAATCAAATTGCTGCCAGTTTAAAAAATGAATCTAAATCCCTTTCTGAGTCCGTTTCAGAACAAGCTGCTTCTGTGCATGAAACAACGGCGGCTATTAATGAAATTACCAGCATGGTGAATAGAACGGCAGAAAACGCAAAAGAATCGACAAATGTGGCAACAAGTGCTTCGGAAAAAGCGGAACAAGGCCAAGTTACCATGAAAAAACTTGTCTCCGCCATGGAAACTATTCAAGAATCCAATGCACAACTGCAAAATATAGCTGTCATTATTAATCAAATTAATTCTAAAACCGCTGTTATTAATGATATCGTTTCTAAAACCGAATTACTTTCCTTAAATGCCTCAATCGAATCGGCAAGAGCAGGAGAGTATGGCAAAGGATTCGCAGTCGTTGCAGAAGAAGTGGGAAACTTAGCTAAAATTAGCGGAAAATCGGCAAATGAAATTCAGGAGCTTATTACCAAAAGCCAAGAAGAAGTAAATAAAATACTCGACTTAACCAAAGAACGTGTTGAAGAGGGTAAAAAAGTAACAGCGGAAGCTCAGGAATCTTTTCTTAAAATTTCTGAAGACATTAGCAATATGTCAACAGTGATTCAACAAATATCCGAAGCCACACGGGAGCAAGAAATTGGTGTGAGACAAATTTCAACCGCAATGACCAATATTGATAGAGCGACTCAAAATAGCCAAGTCGCTGTAAATACAACCGCAGAATCATCTCATGTGCTTGTCAGCCAAAGTGAACAACTTGATAAAACGACGAAAGATGTTGAATTTTTAATTGAAGGAAGTAACAATTGA
- a CDS encoding HAMP domain-containing methyl-accepting chemotaxis protein — protein MGNRSLAFKLNTSAIILLILVFGVSLYSSYMINKTQTYADDTGRNWLPSIAAVGQLNRDLASAPRRLSIYTLDWSFNSSTEEKNKNAKTLDEYIETLDKHIKDYNPLISGPEEQTYYDKCLKSWEVLKKKMIENKALAETGKGPESFAMYHDETLPLVLELGNNLIALSDFNYNGGIESTKQGAYLTNLTNVTMSSTIISSIIIVLFIFQIIRKSTGLIEKAINNLKNQSISTNKIANDLKKGSQSLADSVSEQASSVHETTAAINEISSMVNRTAENARESTEVAKGASDKTELGQKTMNNLVNAMETIQESNTQLQNIAVIISQINTKTAVINEIVSKTELLSLNASIESARAGEYGKGFAVVAEEVGNLAKISGKSASEIQELITSSQEQVNKILGLTKERVDEGKKVTAEAQESFLKISEDISTMASVIQQISDATKEQEIGVKQISTAMSQIDKATQKSQTAVSSTAESASSLVEQADKLDKTAKDISVLVLGNSN, from the coding sequence ATGGGGAATAGGAGCCTCGCCTTTAAATTAAATACTTCAGCAATAATATTGTTGATTCTTGTATTTGGGGTATCGTTATATTCTTCATATATGATAAATAAAACACAAACTTATGCAGATGACACAGGAAGAAACTGGCTGCCAAGTATCGCTGCTGTTGGCCAGCTGAATAGGGATCTCGCTTCTGCACCAAGAAGATTATCCATTTACACACTTGACTGGAGTTTTAATTCTTCTACAGAAGAAAAAAATAAAAACGCAAAAACATTAGACGAGTATATTGAAACTCTTGATAAGCATATCAAAGATTACAATCCTTTAATCAGTGGCCCCGAAGAACAGACGTATTACGACAAATGTTTAAAAAGCTGGGAAGTTCTTAAGAAAAAAATGATAGAAAATAAAGCTTTGGCTGAAACTGGCAAAGGTCCTGAAAGCTTTGCCATGTACCATGACGAAACATTACCTCTTGTTCTCGAATTGGGAAATAATTTAATTGCATTAAGTGATTTCAACTATAATGGTGGAATAGAATCGACAAAACAAGGCGCTTATTTAACAAATTTAACTAATGTGACTATGTCTTCAACTATTATTTCTTCCATTATTATTGTTCTTTTTATCTTTCAAATTATTCGAAAATCTACGGGACTCATAGAAAAAGCTATTAATAATTTAAAAAATCAAAGCATTTCCACAAATAAAATTGCAAATGATCTTAAAAAAGGATCTCAATCACTTGCTGACTCTGTTTCAGAACAAGCAAGTTCTGTCCATGAAACGACGGCAGCCATAAATGAAATTTCTAGCATGGTAAATCGGACTGCTGAAAATGCAAGAGAATCGACAGAAGTTGCTAAAGGTGCTTCTGATAAAACAGAACTTGGGCAAAAAACAATGAACAATCTTGTAAATGCGATGGAAACGATTCAAGAGTCGAATACTCAATTACAAAATATTGCTGTCATTATTAGCCAAATAAATACCAAAACCGCAGTTATTAATGAAATTGTCTCTAAAACAGAATTATTGTCACTAAACGCTTCTATTGAGTCGGCAAGAGCAGGAGAATATGGTAAAGGTTTTGCCGTTGTTGCAGAAGAAGTTGGAAACTTAGCAAAAATAAGTGGAAAATCGGCGAGTGAAATTCAAGAGCTCATTACTTCAAGTCAAGAACAAGTTAACAAAATATTAGGCCTGACAAAAGAAAGAGTAGATGAAGGAAAAAAAGTAACTGCGGAAGCACAAGAATCCTTTCTTAAAATTTCTGAAGATATTAGCACTATGGCAAGCGTGATTCAACAAATATCAGATGCCACAAAAGAACAGGAAATTGGAGTTAAGCAAATATCTACAGCAATGTCACAAATAGATAAGGCAACTCAAAAAAGTCAAACCGCAGTAAGTTCAACAGCAGAATCCGCCTCAAGTTTAGTTGAACAAGCAGATAAACTCGATAAAACAGCAAAAGATATTAGTGTACTTGTATTAGGTAATTCAAATTAA